One Oryza glaberrima chromosome 11, OglaRS2, whole genome shotgun sequence genomic region harbors:
- the LOC127755385 gene encoding pentatricopeptide repeat-containing protein At3g49240, mitochondrial, with protein sequence MALSKPLLSRLLPLPLPLRTHLRLLCLATATPTPADADQATPTDAAAERRRRKRRLRVEPPSARGGPAPQRAPGAPRPASNPNAPKLPEPASALSGKRLDLHRRILALVREDDLDEAALLTRHSIYSNCRPTVFTCNAVLAALLRQARYADLLSLHRFVTQASVAPTVATYNLFLQAYCDCRRPDTALEHFRLLLKDDSPVLPSPTTYRILARSLAENGKLDQAIELKDGMLERGLVAPDPQVYALVMGGFVNAGDGDTVVSLYEELVEKLGGGQILDGMVYGNLMKGYFLKGMEKEAMDCYAEVLGEGSKVRFGAVSYNMVLDALGRNGKLDDALQLFDRMCEEHDPPRRIAVNLGSFNVMVDAYCRAERFQDAIGVFGKMGEKRCAPDALSYNNLIDWLGKNELVGEAEQLYKEMGERGVNPDEYTYVLLIESCFKVDRVDDSVAYFNKMFDAGLRPNANAFNKVIGGLVKVDRLDEAQGFFDKMPEKEVKPNIGSYELLLRAYIDAARLDDAIKMAKGILLDESVVFSDELKALLEGALQKDGRDGDMTKLYEDVEREKAEAAARAAEEKARAEALAKEEEERKKAEAKAKEEAAARASRAAIEAVLGRKKDGENDDSTVNVEEAQVVESHSDTNDITEENEGGDQKKSGDALP encoded by the coding sequence atggcGCTCTCCAAgccgctcctctcccgcctcctccctctccctctccctctccgcacccacctccgcctcctctgccTCGCCACCGCAACCCCCACCCCGGCCGACGCCGACCAGGCCACCCcgaccgacgccgccgccgagcgccgccgccgcaagcgccgcctccgcgtggaGCCGCCCAGCGCACGCGGCGGTCCGGCGCCGCAGCGCGCCCCGGGGGCGCCGCGCCCGGCGTCCAATCCCAACGCGCCCAAGCTccccgagccggcctccgcacTCTCCGGCAAGCGCCTCGacctccaccgccgcatcctcgcGCTCGTCCGCGAGGACGACCTCGACGAGGCCGCGCTGCTCACCCGCCACTCCATCTACTCCAACTGCAGGCCCACGGTGTTCACCTGCaacgccgtcctcgccgccctgCTCCGCCAGGCGCGCTACGCCGACCTCCTCTCGCTCCACCGCTTCGTCACGCAGGCCTCCGTCGCGCCTACCGTCGCCACCTACAACCTCTTCCTCCAGGCCTACTGCGACTGCCGCCGCCCCGACACCGCGCTCGAGCACTTCCGACTCCTCCTCAAGGACGACTCCCCCGTCCTCCCTTCGCCCACCACCTACCGCATCCTCGCCCGCTCCCTCGCCGAGAATGGGAAGCTCGACCAGGCCATCGAGCTCAAGGATGGGATGCTCGAGCGTGGCCTCGTTGCCCCTGATCCCCAGGTGTACGCGCTTGTTATGGGTGGCTTTGTCAACGCCGGGGATGGCGACACGGTGGTCTCGCTGTACGAGGAGCTTGTGGAGAAGCTCGGCGGTGGGCAGATTCTTGATGGGATGGTTTACGGGAACTTAATGAAGGGGTACTTCTTGAAGGGTATGGAGAAAGAGGCCATGGATTGCTACGCGGAGGTGCTTGGGGAGGGTTCGAAGGTGAGGTTTGGGGCTGTGAGTTATAACATGGTGCTTGACGCCCTTGGGAGGAATGGGAAGTTGGATGATGCGCTCCAGCTGTTTGATAGGATGTGCGAGGAGCATGATCCACCAAGGAGGATTGCTGTGAACCTGGGGAGCTTTAATGTCATGGTGGATGCATACTGCAGGGCTGAAAGGTTCCAGGATGCGATTGGGGTGTTTGGTAAGATGGGTGAGAAGAGGTGTGCCCCGGATGCGCTCTCCTATAATAATCTGATTGACTGGCTTGGGAAGAATGAACTTGTTGGGGAGGCGGAACAATTGTACAAGGAGATGGGTGAGCGTGGTGTTAACCCTGACGAATACACTTATGTTTTGCTAATTGAGTCCTGCTTTAAGGTGGATAGGGTGGATGATTCTGTTGCTTACTTCAATAAGATGTTCGATGCTGGCTTGAGACCTAATGCCAATGCATTTAACAAAGTTATTGGTGGCTTGGTGAAGGTTGATAGGCTTGATGAGGCACAGGGATTTTTTGATAAGATGCCAGAAAAAGAAGTCAAGCCAAATATTGGTAGCTATGAGCTGTTGTTGAGGGCGTATATTGATGCTGCGAGGTTGGATGATGCAATTAAGATGGCCAAGGGTATTCTTTTGGATGAGAGTGTTGTGTTTAGCGATGAATTGAAGGCACTTTTGGAAGGGGCACTACAGAAAGATGGGAGAGATGGGGATATGACGAAGTTGTATGAGGATGTTGAGAGGGAGAAAGCAGAGGCAGCTGCACGTGCAGCTGAAGAGAAGGCTAGAGCGGAGGCTTTAGctaaagaagaagaggagaggaagaaggccgAGGCAAAGGCCAAGGAGGAAGCTGCTGCCAGGGCCAGTCGAGCAGCTATTGAGGCAGTGCTTGGTCGCAAGAAGGACGGTGAAAATGATGATTCAACTGTTAATGTTGAGGAGGCGCAGGTTGTCGAGTCCCATAGTGACACTAATGATATTACAGAAGAGAATGAAGGTGGTGATCAGAAGAAATCTGGTGATGCCTTGCCATAG
- the LOC127753974 gene encoding uncharacterized protein LOC127753974 codes for MSHQSDTSSSSNDSEDSNIIHPASIYSMEEFIAEQSIVDNFLQRIIVKIEAKIEAQKASTSHPRSGERKYVKRNREEGHRRLMEDYFSKDPIYSDKQFRARYRMRRPLFLRIVHALGEWSPYFTSRRDAINRQGLSPLQKCTIAIRALACGTLGDAIDEYVDTGISTALECLDWFVEGVIDNFGEEYLRSPTSEDMQHILQMNEARGFPGMLGSIGCMHWEWKNCPVIWRRHLTHTDHGATTMILEAVASNDSWIWHAFFGAIGSNNEITILGQPQLFTELLKGQAAHVQFSVNRRQYNTGYYLADGIYPEGNVFVKTVTLPQSEKDRLFARHQEGARKDVQEAFGLLQSRFAIVRGPTRFFQQETLVKIMQACIILHNMTVEDEKDMGSSCFDSDEILGTLAVLLSDINTVPADCYAEVVRRNASVCAQPTHAQLRRDLMEHIWQRFGPFGNK; via the coding sequence ATGTCCCATCAATCAGACACATCTTCAAGCTCAAATGATTCCGAAGATAGCAACATCATCCACCCAGCCAGCATATACTCTATGGAAGAATTCATTGCTGAGCAAAGCATCGTGGACAATTTTCTTCAGCGGATCATTGTGAAGATTGAGGCCAAGATTGAAGCTCAGAAAGCTAGTACATCTCACCCTCGAAGTGGTGAACGGAAATATGTAAAGAGGAACCGCGAAGAGGGCCATCGACGACTCATGGAAGATTACTTCTCTAAAGATCCAATCTACAGTGATAAACAGTTCCGTGCAAGGTACCGGATGAGAAGACCCCTTTTTCTACGTATTGTTCATGCCTTAGGTGAGTGGTCTCCCTATTTCACCAGTAGGAGAGATGCCATTAATCGTCAAGGGCTCTCACCTTTGCAAAAATGCACAATAGCCATTCGTGCATTAGCATGTGGCACCCTCGGAGACGCCATTGATGAATACGTAGATACTGGTATCAGCACAGCACTGGAGTGTTTGGATTGGTTTGTGGAAGGGGTGATTGACAATTTTGGTGAAGAATATTTGCGAAGCCCCACTAGTGAGGATATGCAACATATACTACAAATGAATGAGGCACGGGGCTTCCCTGGCATGTTAGGAAGTATTGGCTGTATGCACTGGGAGTGGAAAAATTGCCCAGTTATATGGAGGCGTCACCTTACTCATACCGATCATGGTGCGACTACAATGATTCTTGAAGCGGTTGCTTCAAATGACAGCTGGATATGGCATGCTTTCTTTGGTGCCATTGGATCGAACAATGAGATCACCATTCTCGGCCAACCACAGTTGTTCACCGAATTGTTGAAAGGCCAAGCTGCTCATGTGCAATTTTCTGTCAACAGGAGGCAATACAATACAGGCTACTATCTTGCTGATGGAATATACCCAGAAGGCAATGTCTTTGTTAAAACAGTAACCCTCCCTCAGAGCGAAAAGGATCGATTGTTTGCACGGCATCAAGAAGGAGCAAGGAAGGACGTCCAGGAAGCCTTTGGACTTCTACAATCTCGTTTTGCCATTGTGCGTGGTCCCACTCGTTTCTTTCAACAAGAGACTCTTGTCAAAATTATGCAAGCTTGCATTATACTTCACAACATGACAGTTGAGGATGAGAAAGATATGGGAAGCTCTTGTTTTGACTCGGATGAAATCTTAGGGACACTGGCTGTTCTTTTATCAGATATCAACACTGTGCCTGCTGACTGTTATGCTGAAGTGGTACGGAGAAATGCTTCTGTTTGTGCTCAACCAACACATGCACAACTTAGAAGGGACTTAATGGAGCATATTTGGCAGCGTTTTGGTCCATTTGGCAACAAGTAA